The Manihot esculenta cultivar AM560-2 chromosome 1, M.esculenta_v8, whole genome shotgun sequence genome has a window encoding:
- the LOC110614096 gene encoding heterogeneous nuclear ribonucleoprotein Q has product MGDRTEVEERVDLDEDNYMEEMDDDVEDQLDDEDDGGDDEDNEDVNIEENAEEDYEDSKNGANQKDQSPEVDRSLVNREPLEDEEKPAASVNEEEKEKHAQLLALPPHGSEVFIGGLPKDALEDDLRDLCEPIGEIFEIRLMKDKDSGESKGFAFVAFKSKEVAQKAIEELHSKEFKGKTLRCSLSETKNRLFIGNIPKSLTEDEFRKVIEDVGPGVEVIELIKDPQNPARNRGFAFILYYNNACADYSRQKMSNASFKLDGNTPTVSWADPKGTPDHSAAAAQVKALYVKNIPENTSTEKLKELFQRHGEVTRVVTPPGKAGKRDFGFIHYAERSSALKAVKDSEKYEIDGQVLEVVLAKPQADKKPDGLYPYTAGIHPNQVTHSSYGGFAGSPYGSLSASAGSGFGVTASFQQPVIYGRGPMPAGMHMVPMVLPDGRIGYVLQQPGAQMSQPRPRRVDRSNGPSGPGRTGSSGDDGHRSRRYRPY; this is encoded by the exons AACTACATGGAAGAAATGGATGACGATGTTGAAGATCAACTAGATGATGAGGATGATGGTGGAGATGATGAGGATAATGAAGATGTAAATATTGAAGAAAATGCTGAAGAGGACTATGAAGACTCAAAAAATGGGGCTAATCAAAAAGATCAGTCACCAGAAGTGGATAGAAGCCTTGTCAATAGAGAGCCTCTGGAAGATGAAGAAAAGCCTGCTGCTTCTGTCAatgaagaggaaaaagagaagcATGCTCAACTTCTTGCTCTTCCGCCCCATGGTTCAGAAGTTTTCATTGGTGGGCTTCCAAAGGATGCATTAGAAGATGATTTGAGGGATCTCTGTGAACCAATAGGCGAAATTTTTGAG atAAGGTTAATGAAAGACAAGGACTCTGGTGAAAGCAAGGGCTTTGCTTTTGTTGCTTTCAAATCAAAGGAGGTTGCTCAAAAGGCCATTGAAGAGCTTCATAGTAAGGAGTTCAAG GGGAAAACCTTAAGATGTTCGCTTTCTGAAACCAAGAACAGACTGTTTATTGGTAATATTCCAAAGAGCTTGACAGAGGATGAGTTTAGAAAAGTCATTGAGGATGTTGGTCCTGGGGTGGAAGTCATTGAGCTAATAAag GATCCTCAAAATCCAGCCCGTAATCGTGGTTTTGCTTTTATATTGTATTACAATAATGCATGTGCTGATTATTCAAGGCAGAAAATGTCGAATGCGAGTTTTAAGCTGGATGGAAATACCCCAACTGTCAGCTGGGCTGATCCAAAGGGCACACCTGATCATTCTGCTGCTGCTGCCCAG GTTAAGGCTTTGTATGTGAAGAACATACCTGAGAACACTAGTACTGAGAAACTGAAGGAATTGTTCCAGCGCCATGGGGAAGTGACGAGAGTTGTTACGCCACCTGGCAAAGCGGGAAAACGAGATTTTGGGTTCATTCATTATGCTGAAAGGTCGAGTGCATTGAAGGCTGTCAAAGACAGTGAGAAATATGAAATTGATG GCCAAGTGTTGGAAGTTGTCCTTGCCAAGCCTCAGGCTGATAAAAAACCTGATGGGCTTTATCCTTACACGGCTGGGATCCATCCGAACCAGGTGACACATTCTTCTTATGGTGGGTTTGCTGGAAGTCCATATGGCTCGTTAAGTGCAAGTGCTGGTTCTGGATTTGGTGTCACTGCCAGTTTTCAGCAG CCAGTTATATATGGAAGGGGTCCAATGCCAGCGGGAATGCATATGGTGCCAATGGTTCTACCAGATGGTCGAATTGGCTATGTTCT TCAGCAGCCTGGAGCACAGATGTCACAACCTCGGCCTAGGAGAGTTGATCGGAGCAATGGTCCAAGTGGGCCTGGGCGAACTGGAAGCAGCGGGGATGATGGCCATCGTAGCAGAAGGTATCGTCCCTATTAG
- the LOC110614118 gene encoding 3-ketoacyl-CoA synthase 1, with the protein MDSIEMDSERLTAEMAFKDSSSAVIKIRQRLPDFLQSVRLKYVKLGYGYSCNPASVLVFLIIFPLSIATLVQITGLQLDLVYESWMTRSLQLHEMDPATRLAGFSLLLALLAVYWAKRSRPVYLVDFACYKPEDERKMSVESFMKMTEDSGLFDDGTVQFQRRISMRSGLGDETYLSRGITSRPPSLCMEEARKEAESVIFGALDSLFSKTGVKAEEIDILIVNCSLFNPTPSLSSMIVNHYKLRTDIKSYNFSGMGCSAGLISIDLAKDLLKANPNTYAVVVSTENITLNWYFGKDRSMLLPNCIFRMGGAAVLLSNKGRDRGRSKYQLVHTVRTHKGADDKNYRCVYQREDDEGNIGVSLARELMAVAGDALKTNITTLGPLVLPLSEQLMFFVTLVRRKLLKAKVKPYIPDFKLAFEHFCIHAGGRAVLDELQKNLQLSDWHMEPSRMTLHRFGNTSSSSLWYELAYAEAKGRVSGGDRVWQIAFGSGFKCNSAVWKALRAIPQGESRGNHPWADSINRYPVKVPVA; encoded by the coding sequence ATGGATAGTATAGAGATGGATAGTGAACGATTGACGGCCGAGATGGCTTTTAAAGATTCATCCTCTGCTGTCATTAAAATCCGTCAGCGTTTGCCTGATTTCTTACAGTCCGTCAGGCTCAAGTACGTAAAGTTAGGTTATGGCTACTCATGCAACCCTGCCAGTGTACTCGTGTTTCTCATAATTTTCCCTTTGTCCATCGCCACCCTTGTTCAAATCACTGGACTTCAACTAGACCTGGTTTACGAGTCATGGATGACTCGCTCCCTTCAACTCCATGAAATGGACCCCGCCACCAGACTTGCCGGTTTTTCTCTATTACTCGCCCTTCTTGCAGTCTACTGGGCTAAGCGGTCGAGACCCGTCTATCTGGTGGATTTTGCATGTTACAAGCCGGAAGATGAACGGAAGATGTCGGTGGAATCATTCATGAAAATGACTGAAGATAGCGGCTTGTTTGACGATGGAACTGTTCAATTCCAGAGGCGGATATCGATGCGGTCGGGTCTAGGTGACGAAACTTATCTATCGAGGGGAATAACTTCTAGACCACCTAGTTTGTGCATGGAAGAAGCCCGGAAGGAAGCGGAGTCGGTCATATTCGGAGCACTGGACTCGCTTTTCAGTAAAACTGGAGTTAAAGCGGAAGAAATTGACATCCTCATTGTGAATTGCAGCTTGTTTAACCCAACTCCATCTCTTTCCTCCATGATAGTTAATCACTACAAGCTTAGAACAGACATCAAGAGTTATAATTTTAGTGGAATGGGTTGCAGTGCAGGGCTTATCTCTATAGACCTTGCTAAAGATCTCCTGAAAGCAAATCCCAACACTTACGCAGTTGTGGTGAGTACAGAAAACATAACTCTGAATTGGTATTTTGGAAAGGACAGGTCCATGCTACTTCCCAACTGCATATTTCGCATGGGCGGAGCTGCTGTTCTTCTCTCGAACAAGGGCCGAGACAGGGGCCGGTCTAAGTACCAACTGGTCCACACAGTTCGAACCCACAAAGGCGCTGACGACAAAAACTACCGATGCGTTTACCAGAGAGAAGATGATGAAGGAAATATCGGGGTCTCATTAGCCCGGGAACTAATGGCGGTAGCTGGAGATGCATTGAAAACAAACATCACTACACTGGGTCCTCTGGTATTGCCTTTGAGCGAACAGCTGATGTTTTTCGTAACCCTTGTAAGAAGAAAGCTCTTGAAGGCGAAAGTGAAGCCTTATATACCAGACTTCAAGCTTGCTTTCGAACACTTCTGTATACACGCTGGTGGGAGGGCAGTTCTGGACGAATTGCAGAAGAATTTGCAGCTGAGTGATTGGCACATGGAGCCATCAAGAATGACTCTGCATAGATTTGGTAACACTTCCAGTAGCTCACTGTGGTATGAACTGGCATACGCAGAAGCCAAGGGTCGGGTCTCGGGTGGGGACAGGGTGTGGCAGATTGCATTCGGGTCAGGTTTCAAGTGCAACAGTGCGGTGTGGAAAGCGCTCCGGGCCATTCCTCAAGGAGAATCAAGGGGAAACCACCCATGGGCTGACTCCATCAACAGGTATCCGGTTAAGGTTCCCGTGGCTTAG